The following DNA comes from Sander lucioperca isolate FBNREF2018 chromosome 2, SLUC_FBN_1.2, whole genome shotgun sequence.
TGCAGAGGAAAAGACATACATTACATCAGGGgcattagtttagtttagtttagtttgaatAGTTTATTTTATAGGGACAATGCTCATTGATTAAACGATAAAAGAACTGTACATGAGCCAGAGGAATGTCATTTGTATCTGTATCACTGGCTCGATGTTAGAAACGCATCATAGAAATAGAATAATAAGACATAGACATAGACATTTTGGATACATAAGAAATAAACAGTATGTGAAAAATACTATTTGTATTGACTTTTAAtgccaaaataaaaagcaaacattttcttttaatgcaCAAATGATCCATTCATCTGGAGAGAGTAACTTTACTTGATTAGTTTAATAATGTCTTCAATAGCAACTATTTACAAAAGTACCTCAATTACTTAGAAAGACATTTCttgaatgttttcttttttactaaAACCGGGTCATTTCCTaaacatgttttgtgtttttacattgATTCTTTTTCTGTGAAGCTTGCCAGTTGCTTTGTAATTCAGTGTGTTTCAATACAAATCAATAGGCAGTTTTTAAGAGTTATCTTTCCAAAGTAAATCTGTGGATACAGGTGGTATTACCTTTCAATAGTGTAGACATGGGTGTGCTGTTCATGTCCTCCTCTCTGGTACATCTTGCTCTTCATGCTGTGGCAGTTAGTCCAGAAGATGCCGATGAACGCAGCCGGGATGCCGAACACAATCATGACATAGGCAGTGACCCTCATAGAGTACTCGTACTTTAATTGCTGGGATACGAGGTAGGACCCAGTGCAGATCATCGCAAATCCCACACCAGGCAGGACAATGCAGGCCAGGGACCACAGCCGCTTCTTCACATTCATGATCATTTAACTAACTTGTTGCTTCTTTATTGAGTTTTCAGGTGCCTTTCCGTCGTTTTCCTGCACTCTGCTGGAGAGAGACACTGTTGTCAGGCAGGAGGTATTTAAGGAGTCTTGTGGTTGATCTATTTTTTAGATTTGCCTAAACGTAAATAAATCATCTTACCAAGTTTGAGTACCAATAACTGTGTCTGGAGTTGAAGTTGTGTGAGTCTAAGAAAATGTCTTTGCCTCTTCAGATGTAATGGGAGGTGGCTGGGATCTTCCTCTTCCTGCCTCCTCGGTTATATGTATTACATAACACAGGTTGATAGCTGATTAGGCAACAAGATGACCATAGGCTGAACTTCATAATATAGAGGTGTGGGCTCCAGGTCTCGACATATTGTTTAGATTGTCTAAAAATTGCCTTGTTTGTGGTTCTAGATTTGTGAATTATAATTAGTTTGACAGATGTTGTTTTTTACTCTGGGAGTCAGGAGTCAGTGGTAGTTAGAGCTGTGTAGGTTATAACCATtaatgtaaagtaactaaatatatttactcaagtactgtacttaagtacaattttgaagtacttgtacttcacttgagtatttccattttatgttactctatacttctactccactacaattcagagggaaatattgtacttttcacttcactacatttatttgataactttagttactagttactttacagattcagattattaataaAAAGTATGATGTATTGTTATAGATTAAGCTACACAGCAGTACGTAGCAGAAATTagccccacctttaccagctcaAACATCAGAGTGATTTGTACATTAATCTCTTAATAATTAGAATCCagtaatataatatactttattctgaaatgggccattgtGCACAACCGCATTGCAGTGTACCCACTCTCCACCAAAATGCATGCTCGGTGCCATGTCTACATTTACTGTTTTTAGACATACAACTAATAGAAAAGTATATGTATGATGCTGCAAAAAAGAAGGaaagttttaatattttatgctAAAGTtgataaataatgttaatagatTTCAAATCTTCCCTAGACCGACTTCTTTACCAGACAGTGCACCATAACAAGCAATTTTACAAATGGACCAATAACTCCTGAACATTTCACAGCAGAACATTTTAGTTATCTCAGATTGGTTTACTGATTAACAATCCACCACACACACTTGACTCAttctaactttaaaaaaaaagaatatttcaATAGATTTTAAGCAAGTGGTGTGTCCATGTCTGtgtaagaaaatgtattttttatttgatggAAGCTACTTAGTTATCACTACCAGCAACACAGCTGGCAGTGAGCATATGCATGAGACAGTTTGTGCTGGTAAAATGTCACAGTATTGCACAACATGTTTCTAGTGACGCAGCACAATGGAAAGTCATGAGGTAATTTTTCCATAAACCTGTTTGCGTGAACCTGGACATTGGTTCACATTTATACAGCATGACAAATGTGTGTAAGACAAAGTGCACAAATGAGCAAACTTAACAATGTGTAATTACAATGATttttatcattatcatcatttatgtgtaatatttatttttaaaatgtaatttagaaGATGAGTTTACATACAGATTCATTTATAGCAATCTTAATTGGCAGtataataatgtgtttttgtgtaattctatataaatacatttttctcttattttccacatgaatcttttctttttttcttttctttcttctcaaaCCTGAGACTATGTACATCCTCTCCATGATATCTTTAAATGCTCTGCATGTACATTGGCCTCCATGCTTATTACAAGCTGTAATGTTTAAATGTCTTTACAGTGAAAATATAACTTCCTTGTTATATAAAGCTGAATGATAAACATTACGGTCCACGCTTGGAGCAAGGTCCGGTGCCCAAAACATCAATTGTTGATcttttcatcatcatcctcGTCTGTAAAAGATTTGTGtacttttttatgaatgttaAGTTGAATGAATGTTATGTTAAGCTTTGCAGAGATAGATACTATATTAACAAGCTTGGAACAATGTAAAGgaattgtaaatgtaaaagaaTAAATAGCATTATACTGTGCTGCGTGGCACGTGTGCCTTTATTTCCCCTTTATGTTTGCCCTTGACCTAcagccagtggtgtagtggtccctggagaagtgggtatactctcagtgttcaccttttttttttttttttaaagtagtccagaaaaaaagccctgttttagaaacagcgacatgtaagactatgatttagtttacccaaaaatctgtcatttctacttgctcactattataaaatgatcatgacttgattaggagcagtttgtagttactactggtcacacaagcagcctggatgaatgtaaaatgtatttatcatgaggcaaacatggtgttatctcttctcctctaaatgtgcagtcatattgccactggcaatttgccagtagtttaaaataatgattcatttggaaaccaccttaaaacttacctcagaattatgtcttccatcaactggggtggcacaccgccgcttgtgttatttcttcagctgttgtttggtctgctgccgttatcgtagtcaagtggcacctgaggtcactggcacctgaggtattagcgatattttcctcggcatgacccgccctactctgcctctgattggctcatcagtcctcatgcctaaagttaaccaatctaatcagtgaaagcagcgagtaccagccaattagaggcagaggagggtgggtcatggcttcactatccttgaggaaaaaatgggcaaaagcacagatattactgaatggtgcgcatcaggggggatttagaagtgggtatacgcaatgctgactgaaaaataagtaggtatacgccgtataccagcgtataccctggactacaccactgcctaCAGCCCTCTACTGTGCACCTCACTCGTGTATATAAGTCAGCATCATCATAACTCACCATGtaatagggatgcaccgaatccaggattcggcttcgggtTCGGCTAGGGATGGACCGAATCCAgattggggttcggccgaataccgaatcaactggttaagattctgccaaatccgaaaccgaataacgaatcctactcccatcctcagtccattaacacagtaaacacattaatgaagtaaacaaattgttaacacaagtttttagctgtgactgtccttcctttgccgtacctgaagttgctgcattttggctgctgtctgtagattccttcatgcacaactcgtattctttcagatgtttcatacacaaatgtttcatacgcaaatgtttcaacagcggcgatgttgtgtgTTGTTTAGGGTCCGTGCCACCACGAGAGAAatcagcattgcaaattgaacatgtagctcgacttgaatcgccttcttttgactgaaagtactgccaaacaacactttttctgctcaatTCCATTTTCAcgttctcacag
Coding sequences within:
- the LOC116056856 gene encoding transmembrane protein 252, with the translated sequence MIMNVKKRLWSLACIVLPGVGFAMICTGSYLVSQQLKYEYSMRVTAYVMIVFGIPAAFIGIFWTNCHSMKSKMYQRGGHEQHTHVYTIERPSSFPPSYEESHGSQGRPETASESVVVVDGVDVVMSFAPPLYSQDSSDAPDCTWSWEQPPRYSQVEHIQQGEVDVEEQREALTGH